In the Planctomycetia bacterium genome, CAACCCGCATCCCTTTACGGCCACCATCGACGACTTCACCGTCGACATTCTTCGCCCGATTCCAGGAGACTCGAACGGGGACTACATCGTCGATTTGAATGACCTGAACGCGGTGCGGAATAACTTCGGGACGAGCTTCCCGTCTCCCCCGACCGGGTTTAGCGTCGCGGGGCCGCCAAGAGTGAGCGCGGTTGACGCCAAAACTGTTCAGGTTCAGCGTGACGCGACCGACGTGGTTTTTGCCCGTATGGCGACGGACGTGATACAAGCCGACTGGATGGACGCTGGTTTGGAGCGGATTGCTTTCCCGTCGCAGCGACGGGCGAGGGTGCGTCGGTAGCGACGCAAAGGTCAGAGCGAAATCTACCCATCGAGCATTCGGAACGGCGGCAAATGCGTGCCGCCGTGCCATCGGGGCCGCAATGCCTGGTTCCATCCTGTTGCTGCATGCGCATATTCCACAGCATTGATGAATGATCTGGGCGTGTTGAGACAAGGGAAATGAAGCTGCATCGAAATGAGCACGGATTATTGCGTGGCGACATTAAGTACGATGTCGGCTTTCCTGCCACCGTAATGCCCCACATTCTGCCAGTCGTCTATCCGTGCATGCGTTGCGGAACGCTAACGCTCCATGTTGCCGTACAGCAACCGACCGGCCTATCGTTCAAGTTCCCGTTTGCAAAAAAGCCGCTCTCCGCCAGCGGTAGAGACTATACGCTTATTTGCAACGCCTGTACCAGGCGCGTTGTTTTCGGTCAATCCAGGCGCAAACCCCGGGAGTCCTATGAGATTCCCGTGACGCTCATGTTTAACGCGACGACTGACTGTGGTTAGTGTTGAATTGAGGCAAGGCTATTCCACTGCCAGTCACGAACCTGCAGCAGATTGACAACCACCATGGCAGCGCGGAACGATTCGGGGCGCATTGCCTCGGCCATGTTCGCTCTGCGGCGTCCAGCGAAGCCCATCGGCAAGATCCATAGTCCGCTCGCCGGTCAATAACGCGAATTGCAGCATTGCAAGTTTTCGACTCACTCACCGTCGCCAAGGGGCTTTTGCCATATGCTATGCAACAGAAATCGTCGCTTTCCTGTTCAATTCGCTGACAGCGCCGTTTGCAGTCCTAGCTTGTCAATGTCGCTGAACGGACCGGGCTCTCAACTGCCCAACCTCGTACTTAAGGCGTGTCCAGAAATGTCAGGAGATCGGCGACATCCTGTACTGAAAGCCGTTGCTCAAATCCTGTTGGCATCAGCGATGCTCCAAAGGCGTTGAGCGATTCAAGCTGCTCGCGTTTCAGCGTGACTTCAATTCCCTCTGCCTGGCGCAGCGTGACCGATTCCGGCGTCTCGGCGGACACAAGACCTGTAAACACGCGACCATCCGTGCCGATGGCGGAGTAGCTCAAGTAGTTTGGCGTGGCTTGCTGGCTTGGGTCGAGGATGTCTTTCAGCAAGTTCTCCTTCGACCGCGAATTGACGCCAGACAGGTCGGGGCCGACGCGCCGTCCGACGCCGCGCAGGACGTGACAACTGGCGCAATGTTCTCGAAAAAGTTGTTCGCCGTGACGCGCGACGCCTGTGAGCGTGACCGCTACTTGATAGTCCGCAAGCACCTGCTGGCGCGGCTCTGGCCAGGCCGAGGTCAACGCTTGCTCCGCGGCGGCGCGGATCGCTACCTGTGGATGGTGGAGCAGCGCTTCGCGGGTGGTCGGATCGATCTCGACGGCGGAAATCGTCCCTTCCGTCATGGCGGCGAGAAGTCCGGTCGCGGCGACGGGAGATCGGAGCGCCGCGACCGCGAGTGTTTGACGCGTCGACGTGGAGTACTCACTCCAGGAAGCAAATAGCTCCGCTGCCAGCGCCGGGTCAGCCGCTTCGCTGAGTGCTACCGCCGACGCGGACTGGATGGATTGCGGCTGGGCCGGACTCAGCAACGGCAATAACGCGCGAACCTCGGCGGGCGCACCGCCCAGTGTGACAGCCTGCATTGCCAGGATTCGGTCATTGGCCGACGTATCGCCAGCTAGCGCTTTCTTAAGTGCTGCCTTCACCAACGACGCCAGTCGCGTGGCTTGAGCTTCTTGCCCCGCCAACGGCAACTGGATGTACCGCCGCAGCGATTCTTGGCGACTGCTCAGACCGCGCGCCAGCCCAACGAAGATAGCTCGTTCAGCATCCGGCGCGAGTGACGTCGCTGGTGCTGTCAGTAGCTCCATGGGGACGTTTCGCTCCAACACTTTCTCGCGCTCCGTCGCGATCATGGCCGCCTGTTCAAATAACTCCAGTTGTTCGTCTTTTAGCGCGGTCTGTTGATCGTCCGTTGCCCTGGCAAACTCACTAAGGAACTCAGGCGCACAGTCCACGATGCCAGCGGAGATCGCGAGACACACCCAACGACTAGTCCCGGATTTCCTACTCATCGCGGCGAGTAGCGGCGCCCTATCCGCGCCTTTCGTCATTCTCAGCAACAGCGCCTGCTCGAACTGCACGATTGGATCGTGTTCCAGCGGTATCGCGGTGCTCAATCGCTTCCAGAATGCATCGGCGTTTTCCAATCGAGATAGTAAACGCCAGGCATGGCGGCGCACACTGGGATGGCGATCGACAACTCTGGCCGCCACATCGGCGTTCGTCAAGGCAGTCATGCCTTCCAACGTGTACATGGCGTGCAATCGCGCTAGCGGCACTCGCCCATGTGCACACATGGCGCGCAATAGAGGGATCGAAGTGCGGTCTTGCCGTTCGACCAGTAGACGCTGTGCGGTGTCGCGAAACCAGCCGTTTTCGTGTTCCAGCGTGCGGATCAACTCCTCCGTTGCGGCGCTGCTTAGTCGCGGGCCGACGCCGGCTCGCGCTGCACTGTCGCGCTGTCGAATGCGCCAAATCCGACCATGTTCCGCCCCCTCGCGCCAATCAACTTGCTCTCGCTGCGTTTCGTTCGCCACAAACTGAGGATGTTCGACCCAGCGGCGATAGAAGTCGGCAACATAGAGCGCGCCGTCTGGGCCAGTCGTGCAAAACACCGGATGAAACCAGGGATCTGCCGCTGCGAGGAACTCTTTTCGTTCCTCACTGCGCTTGGATACAAAGGTTGGGCCCTCCGGCACAAGTATCCGGCGATGTACCAGGCTCGTCAGTGATTCGCCGACAAACGCGTTGCCGCGATATTCCTCGCCCAATGCGCCGCCGCGCAGAATCGTTAGTCCGCAGAGCGCGTTGTAGTAATCGGTGCGTTCGGCATTGAACGTCTGTGGACGCGGCGCAATGGGAAACACCTCGCCGGTGTCAGCGGGATCGGCAATGTCGCGAATCGCGTGAGCGCTCAGTCGCAAGCTTTTCCTCACCGCGGCCTCATCCAACAGCGCGTGGCGAATCGGAATCGTGGTCCAGGACAAAAATCGCCCGCCCCAGTCATCCTTGGCCAGGCCAAACTGGCTCTGTCCTGGCAAGGCCTGAAACTCGCTGAAATCTGGTCGGAAACGGAAATCGCTGGCTCGGAGGGAGACGGCCTCATCGCTTTCCTTGCCGACGCGCCGCACGTCGCCGTCATTGCGTCCGTTCGCGCCGTAAATCCAATTGTCGAGCCCCCACGTCAATCCATTCGCTCGCAACTGCTGGTTGCCCTCGCCGAATCCCGTGTAGATCACTTCCCGCGTCTCGGCACGTCCGTCTCCGTCGCGATCGCGCAACCACAACAACTCGGGCGCCGCGGTGACCAATACCCCGTCGCGCAATGGCAACACGCTATTGGGAAACCGCAGCTTGTCGGCGAACACCACTGCCGTTTCATAACGTCCGTCGCCATCGCGATCTTCCAGCCTTCGGATGCGCCCCGCTTCGGGCCCGACGGGATAATCGTTCATCTCCGCGACATACAGGCGTCCATCGGCGTCCCACGCCAAGGCCACCGGACTCGTCACATCCGGCTCGCTCGCGACCAACTCAATCACCAGGGCTGGATCCGCCAACTGAAACGTCGCCGCTTCAGCGGCTGGCGATCGCGGGCCAGATGCCGGTTCTTGCGCACACAATGGCGATTGAACGAGACAACTGGCCGCGCAAAGCAAGCTCGCAATCGGGGAGAGATAAGGCATTAGGGATTCCCCGTTTCGTTCGAGGCCTCACGAAGCAGCTCGACGATGGCGTCAACGACGCGTTCGCCCGTCCCCGGTTCCGCGTAACTGTGATGGCCCGTCCAGGTTTGATAGCCGCCCAAGCGGTGGGCTTCCTCGTCGGGCAGATAGCCGATCCAATCGTTCGCGAGTTCCGCCACGTAGGTGTGCGCGAATGGCGAACGCGATTTGATGTCCATGCCGAGCTGCGTGAAAAACTCGGCGGGCACGCCGCAAAGCGCCACGTCGCCGACGACTAACACTTGTATCCAGGTCTGACGATCTTCTCCTTGGAAGGGCTTCAGTTCCTTGCGCATCTGGCGGAAGATGTCGATTGTGGTGTCGGCGTACGCCGGCATGCGCTTGCGGCAATAGGAAACTACCTTCTCGTCCTCGACCGCTTCGTCGAAGGTCCGAACTCGGAACGTGAACGGACGCTTGAGCGACACGATCCGATCCACCGGCCGCGTTTCCAGCTTTTGGAGCGCATCGCGAATCGTCCCCTGCATGCGTTCCACCGCCTCAGCGGTGGTCACGGCCCCGAGATTATGCGTCGAACCGGATGCGCCTTCCAAAAAACAAACCGTGGCCCCTAACTCGACTTCCAGCTGCTGCGCGGCGAGGCCATAAAACGATGGAGAACGCACTTGCGGCTTCAGGCT is a window encoding:
- a CDS encoding PVC-type heme-binding CxxCH protein; the protein is MPYLSPIASLLCAASCLVQSPLCAQEPASGPRSPAAEAATFQLADPALVIELVASEPDVTSPVALAWDADGRLYVAEMNDYPVGPEAGRIRRLEDRDGDGRYETAVVFADKLRFPNSVLPLRDGVLVTAAPELLWLRDRDGDGRAETREVIYTGFGEGNQQLRANGLTWGLDNWIYGANGRNDGDVRRVGKESDEAVSLRASDFRFRPDFSEFQALPGQSQFGLAKDDWGGRFLSWTTIPIRHALLDEAAVRKSLRLSAHAIRDIADPADTGEVFPIAPRPQTFNAERTDYYNALCGLTILRGGALGEEYRGNAFVGESLTSLVHRRILVPEGPTFVSKRSEERKEFLAAADPWFHPVFCTTGPDGALYVADFYRRWVEHPQFVANETQREQVDWREGAEHGRIWRIRQRDSAARAGVGPRLSSAATEELIRTLEHENGWFRDTAQRLLVERQDRTSIPLLRAMCAHGRVPLARLHAMYTLEGMTALTNADVAARVVDRHPSVRRHAWRLLSRLENADAFWKRLSTAIPLEHDPIVQFEQALLLRMTKGADRAPLLAAMSRKSGTSRWVCLAISAGIVDCAPEFLSEFARATDDQQTALKDEQLELFEQAAMIATEREKVLERNVPMELLTAPATSLAPDAERAIFVGLARGLSSRQESLRRYIQLPLAGQEAQATRLASLVKAALKKALAGDTSANDRILAMQAVTLGGAPAEVRALLPLLSPAQPQSIQSASAVALSEAADPALAAELFASWSEYSTSTRQTLAVAALRSPVAATGLLAAMTEGTISAVEIDPTTREALLHHPQVAIRAAAEQALTSAWPEPRQQVLADYQVAVTLTGVARHGEQLFREHCASCHVLRGVGRRVGPDLSGVNSRSKENLLKDILDPSQQATPNYLSYSAIGTDGRVFTGLVSAETPESVTLRQAEGIEVTLKREQLESLNAFGASLMPTGFEQRLSVQDVADLLTFLDTP